The Pangasianodon hypophthalmus isolate fPanHyp1 chromosome 13, fPanHyp1.pri, whole genome shotgun sequence genome includes a window with the following:
- the nucb1 gene encoding nucleobindin-1, translated as MVGVCVWLLLLSVSLRVTSVPIERNPPAPDEKAEENVDTGLYYDRYLREVIEVLETDPHFREKLQSANTEDIKNGRLSKELDLVGHHVRTRLDELKRQEVSRLRMLLKAKLDSTNMQSVQMDHVSLLKQFEHLDPHNQNTFEAKDLELLIATATKDLENYDAERHEEFKRYEMLKEHERREYLKSLDQEKREREEKRMEEMKEKHRQHPKVNAPGSVDQLREVWEETDGLDPQEFNPKTFFKLHDTNGDGVLDEQELEALFTKELEKVYDPKNEEDDMMEMEEERLRMREHVMQNVDLNHDRLVSLDEFLRSTEKKEFSSPKEWETLDDNKPVYTEEELQRFEAELWDKQVELSRRAETLRQEQELLKERGKALEAQKKEYQQAVMEMSQRQKAQQAARQPPPSGPNGELRFQPDAQNLAQEHNQVGKVPIDQNGDVQNGPPAEPPQNLPQHTQ; from the exons ATGGTGGGCGTTTGTGTCTGGCTGCtgctcctgtctgtctctctcagggtGACGTCAGTGCCCATAGAGCGCAATCCTCCGGCACCGGACGAGAAAGCGGAGGAAAACGTG gacacaGGGCTGTATTATGATCGTTACCTGAGGGAGGTGATCGAGGTTCTGGAGACGGATCCTCACTTCAGAGAGAAACTGCAGAGCGCAAACACCGAGGATAttaaa AATGGACGCCTCAGTAAGGAGCTGGATCTGGTGGGTCACCATGTCCGAACTCGTCTGGACGAGCTGAAGAGGCAGGAAGTGTCTCGCCTCAGGATGCTGCTGAAGGCCAAACTGGACAGCACCAACATGCAga GTGTTCAGATGGATCACGTGTCCTTACTGAAGCAGTTCGAACATCTGGACCCTCACAATCAGAACACATTCGAGGCCAAAGACCTGGAGCTGCTCATCGCGACG GCCACTAAAGACCTGGAGAACTACGATGCGGAGCGTCACGAGGAGTTCAAGCGTTACGAGATGCTGAAGGAGCACGAGAGGAGGGAGTACCTGAAGAGTCTGGACCAggagaagagggagagggaggagaagaggatggaggagaTGAAGGAAAAACACCGCCAGCATCCCAAAGTCAACGCCCCG GGGAGTGTGGACCAGCTGAGAGAGGTGTGGGAGGAGACGGACGGGCTGGACCCACAGGAGTTCAACCCCAAGACCTTCTTCAAACTCCACG ACACTAATGGAGACGGAGTGCTGGACGAACAGGAGCTGGAAGCGCTCTTCACAAAGGAG CTGGAGAAGGTGTACGACCCGAAGAACGAGGAGGACGACAtgatggagatggaggaggagagacTGCGGATGAGGGAACACGTCATGCAAAAC GTGGACCTGAATCACGACCGGTTGGTCAGCCTGGACGAGTTCCTCAGATCGACGGAGAAGAAAGAGTTCAGCAGCCCGAAGGAGTGGGAG acgCTGGATGACAATAAGCCGGTGTACACGGAGGAGGAGCTTCAGCGCTTTGAGGCGGAGCTTTGGGATAAACAGGTGGAGCTCAGCAGGAGGGCGGAGACTCTGAGACAAGAACAGGAGCTTCTGAAGGAGAGAGGCAAAGCGCTGGAGGCCCAAAAGAAAGAGTACCAACAG GCGGTGATGGAGATGTCGCAGAGACAGAAAGCCCAGCAGGCGGCACGCCAGCCGCCTCCATCAGGCCCGAACGGAGAACTGCGCTTTCAGCCGGACGCTCAGAACCTGGCTCAGGAACATAATCAAG ttGGAAAGGTGCCTATCGATCAGAACGGAGACGTCCAGAACGGCCCGCCTGCTGAGCCGCCACAGAACCTTcctcaacacacacagtaa
- the LOC128319934 gene encoding LOW QUALITY PROTEIN: serine/threonine-protein kinase phg2-like (The sequence of the model RefSeq protein was modified relative to this genomic sequence to represent the inferred CDS: inserted 2 bases in 1 codon) translates to MFRTAPAPAPAELTCTAGEPGTVAAHFTSLHFTSQLHSQNSHNNSNSNSNNSNSSSNNNNNNSSSSSSNSNSSNSTNTANNTNNTSNANNASNTTTANANSTSNTTTANSTSNTTTANNTSNANNTTTANSTSNTTTANNTSNANNNTTTANANSTSXTPPPPPTTTPPTAPTTPTATAAASAATVATATSAAATTTTTSATSATTTITRVYAHLIEAQTSSASGTLKNNTTTVI, encoded by the exons ATGTtca GaactgctcctgctcctgctcctgctgaaCTCACCTGTACAGCAGGGGAACCTGGTACAGTGGCAgctcacttcacttcacttcacttcacttctcaGCTCCACAGCCAAAACAgccacaacaacagcaacagcaacagcaacaacagcaacagcagcagcaacaacaacaacaacaacagcagcagcagcagcagcaacagcaacagcagcaacagcaccAACACCGCCAACAATACCAACAACACCAGCAACGCCAACAACGCCAGCAACACCACCACCGCCAACGCCAACAGCACCAGCAACACCACCACCGCCAACAGCACCAGCAACACCACCACCGCCAACAACACCAGCAACgccaacaacaccaccaccgcCAACAGCACCAGCAACACCACCACCGCCAACAACACCAGCAACgccaacaacaacaccaccaccgcCAACGCCAACAGCACCAG AACACCACCACCGCCACCAACAACAACGCCGCCAACAGCACCAACAACgccaacagcaacagcagcagcatcagcagcaaCTGTAGCAACAGCAacatcagcagcagcaacaacaacaacaacatcagcaacatcagcaacaacaacaataacacgtGTTTATGCACATTTAATCGAGGCCCAGACATCATCAGCATCTGGAACCTTAAAAAATAACACCACCACCGTTATCTAA